The Kogia breviceps isolate mKogBre1 chromosome 8, mKogBre1 haplotype 1, whole genome shotgun sequence DNA window ATGGCCCAGCCTCACTCCCTCATCTCTGAACAATGGGGGAGCGGTACTGCAGCTGTGGCTTTCAAACTTGAATATGCTGCAAGCTCACGTGAGGCTCTCCTGCCCTGTGCAGGCCAGTGGCCCAGATATAACTCTCCCCTCTTGTAGATTTGAGGTAGACCCCGCTCGGAAACGCTGGGCTCTGCCTCCACACCCCTTGAAGGGGTCGGGGTGGGCACTCCCAAGTTGAAACAGTTGCATCTGGGGGGGGGGCACACCTGGCGGTGTCTGAAGTACCCTTGggacaggaaggagaggagagatgtCTGTCTAGCGTTGGACAGAGATGAGAAGATTCCTCCTACACAGAACAGCCTTTCTACCTGGGGAGCCCACTGGATGGGCGCTTGGCTGTCCACTGCAGGAGcctgctccccacctcccttcACCTCCCTTTCTCCCTGTCACCCATCCCCCATTTCTCCTGAAGTTCTTAGGTCATCCTAGAAAACTCTCCTGGGAAACTTTTGcttgggggtggggcctggacctgggggcggggcctgggcacTGGGCCTCAGAAGCACCCTCCTCTGCTCCTCATCCAGCTCTCCCTGTCCAGCCGCCTGCAGCTGACTCTGTACCAGTACAAAACGTGTCCCTTCTGCAGCAAGGTCCGCGCCTTCCTCGACTTCCACGCCCTGCCCTACCAGGTGGTGGAGGTGAACCCTGTGCGCAGGGCCGAGATCAAGTTCTCCTCCTACAGGAAGGTGCCCATCCTGTTGGCCCAGGAAGGAGACAGCCTGGTGAGCCTTGGGGAGCTCCCCCACCGCCCCACTGTCCAGGCTTGTCCTGGAATACCCCTGAGTTGGGCCCTGACCTGCAGCCCTGGAAGGAACCTGGGCTCTCCGGGCCTCGGCTGGGGATTACGAACCCGTGAGTCTGAGGGAGACAGAGGACCACAGAGCTTAACAACATGGGTTCTGAAGTCAGGATGGTCTGGGTTCAAGGTGAAGCTCTGtcactcactggctgtgtgacttggggccAGTCACTTATCCCCTCTGGGTTTgcttcattaatcatcagagaaccATACTCTCCAGGGTGTAGGGCTTGGCTCCTAGTACGTAGCTTCTGAGTCTTCCCGGCCCCTCAGTGCCCTGGAGGCCGAGCGGGTGAGTGGGCAGGGCTCAGATCCTGGGTCCCCCCCACATTCTCCTCCTCATTAGCCACACCTGGGTCTCCCTTACTCAGGACAGGCTTCCCTGAGGGTGGGGAGTGGGTCCTAGGGGAAGGGAAAGCTCAGTGGGCATCGATTTTAGGGGTGCACCTCCAGGGACAGACAAACAATGCCCAGGTTCCACCCGACCAGTTTCTGCAGAGTGCTTGGGTGTCAGGATTAAGAGCCCCTGGTGACCCTGCCAGTGGCCGGTCAGCCAGTACCCTCCGCCCCCCACAATCTTGATCTAAACCATCCTCTTCTCCAGCAACAACTGAACGACTCCTCTGTCATCATCAGTGCCCTCAAGACCTACCTGGTGTCGGGGTAAGGAGCCCCTGCGGCCCAGGCTGGCACTGCATCTCATCCCGTCTCCTATCTCAGGGAGGCCTCCCCTAGGTTCCTgcatgggagtggggtggggctgCCGCTGAGATTTCCAGAATGGGCCACAGGCATCCCTCTGAGACGCCCCCTTCCGCGCATCTCCCTCTGTTGGGGAagtgcttctggtgtctgccccaagTCCCTCTTGCTGCAGGAACCTCCTGTGTCACCCACAAGAGGGTGGGAAAGCTTTTGTGGGTCAGTCCTGGGGCTGGATCAGGCTGGGGTAGATATTCATCCTGAGGAGGTGAGGGCTTCGTCTCCTGGAGGAAGAGGGAGTCAGGGTGAGGCTCTGGATATCTCCCAAAGGCAGCCCCTCGAAGACATCATCACCTACTATCCACCCATGAAGGCTGTGAACGAGCAGGGCAAGGAGGTGACCGAATTCTGCAACAAGTACTGGCTCATGCTGGATGAGAAGGAGGCCCAGCGGATGTATGGTGGGAAGGAGGCCAGGACGTGAgtggggccggggccgggcctgggcctggggatgtggggaggggctggtctCCCCCAGAGGGGACCAGGCCGAGCGAGATGCTGTGAGCGCGGAGCAGCATGGGAGACCACAAGGGCTGGGGCTGAGCCACGGGCGTGACTGACCCTCCTTGAGGCCCTCCTGCTCCCATCCGTACACTGGGCTGTCTAGACAGTGCATCTGCTCccccagctcccaggccctgGCCCCTCAGGAAGCCCACGTGGCCCGCCTTCTGTCCCGCCTTGCCCGCAGGGAGGAGATGAAGTGGCGGCAGTGGGCAGACGACTGGCTGGTGCACCTCATCTCCCCCAACGTGTACCGCACGCCGACCGAAGCCTTGGCCTCCTTCGACTACATCGTCAAGGAGGGCAATTTCGGGACCGTGGAGGGCGCCGTGGCCAAGTACATGGGCGCAGCTGCCATGTACCTCATCAGCAAGCGGCTCAAGAGCAGGTGACGGTGCAcacgtgtgtgcgcgtgcgtgcctGCGCTCATGCACCTGGGGGCCTGCCATCCCCAAGTCCCCAGCATTAGCCAAGCTGCGACTCAAACCCAGAACCCCTGATTGCCTCCCCCAACCCAGGGCAAGCAGGGCTGGCCTGGGAGTCCAGAGCTGGGTCCCTGCCTTGGACCTTCCTCTGTTTCCCTCTCCATGGTTGGGTCTCTTGTCCCGCTCCACCTCCCCGAAGTAGCCTTGGTTCCCGGGCCTTCTCGCTCTCCCCACCTGTGCCGGGTTTCGCAGTTCCCCTGACGGACTCCCCCCCTTCCTGCCCAGGCACCACCTCCAGGCTGACGTGCGCGAGGATCTCTACGAGGCTGCCGACAAGTGGGTGGCAGCTGTGGGCGAAGACCGGCCCTTCATGGGGGGCCAGAAGCCGAACCTGGCTGACCTGGTGAGTGTGGTGATGTCACAGGGTGCACAGACCAAAGGGTCTGTCCTTGGGGTCGGGGAGGCCCAGGCAGGCAATACCTACGTCTCACAGCTCCTCCGTCCCAGAGGCGTCTGCCTCCACCGGTTGTCAAGGGCTTAAGGAAAACCAGTACTCCAGGCTTCTGTCCAGCAAAATTCTGGGACAGTGTCTTGTTGGCCTGACTTCAGTGCCAATCCTTGAAGCAGTCCTACAGCCAGGGTAGAATATATCGATTGCAAGGCTCTGGTCTTGGAGCGAGTGGTGGGGTCCCCTCTTCCCGAATCCTACAGCCAACCCACACACCTCATTCAAAGCCCTGCGTGCAAAACTGGCCCACTAGTGGGTCACGGGGCTCCCAGAAAGGGGAGGTGATGGGCCCAGGGCACGCACCTGGCAGAGGGCGGGGCAGGCGTGGACACCCCCTCTGTACCCGAACCCCTCGCCCAGGCCGTGTACGGCGTGCTGCGTGTGATGGAGGGTCTGGAGGCCTTCGACGACCTGATGCGTCACACTCACATCCGGCCCTGGTACCTGCGGGTGGAGAAGGCCATCACTGAGGCCCCCCAGTGAACTGAGCAGCCCTGCTGGGACGAGGGAGGGGACAGTGGAAGACACCGGCTGTGGGGGACCAGGGCCGCTGGGCCAGTACCTGCTGATGTTGTGACACAGTGCAGCAGGGGACGGGATCGTTCGACCTCTTGCCCACCCCACCCTAACCGCTCCGTCGCTTCTAACACTGGACGTCTGCTGGTGCCCCGGGGCGCTGGGGGACAAAGCCCAGGCTCAGTTTCCATTCACAAATGTACCCGCGCCTCCCGGGGCATGCAAGGCTACCTCCCTCACCAGCCGGAACCCCTCCTGGGCCTCCCTGCTCTTTAGCCTTCCCTGGGGCTCTCAGGGCTGCCCTGTTTACGCCCCGTGGGTGGGAATCAGGCTGGGCTCCTGCCGTGGGCAAGGGAAATAGGACCGTCCGGTTTGGGGAGCCCCATCCCTGGCTCCCCCTGGTTCCCGCTCTCCCCAGGTGTCCCCAGGACTGTGTGTCATGTTCACAATAAAGAAAAGGTTTGCGGCTCCCCGCGTGGCGGCACCATGGTGGAGGTCCGCAGCCAGTAAATACCGTGGGTCCAGTGCTCACTAAGTGTCAGGCCTGGGTGAAAGGCTCAGTGGGCTTTGTGTCCCATAACCCCTGGGACCCGGCCATGGGATGTGCAGCAGGGAGGTGCAGAGATGGCCCAGGGTGCAGGTCCGGTTCTACTCCCCACTACCGTGGGGCTCTGGCCAGGGGCACCCCTCTGGGCCCGAGTCTCCTCATCTGTCAGATGGGCGCCGTGGTGGTCCCCACCTCAGGGGGAAGCCGTGAGGGCTTGATGACAGGATACACGTCAGGCGTGCAGAAGGGTGCCTGGCGCAGCAGGGGCCCAGGTCGTTCCAGTCCTGCTCTGGAGACCAGGAGACGAGGGTCCAGAGGACACAGTGCCTTCCAGGGGCCCCTCTGGCAGCACACAGCCACCCAGGGCTTCAAATCCCAGGCCTGGCGCTtcctggtggtgggggggggggggcggcgctgGGACAGGGGTCTATAGAGAGAAGCGGCTCTGGGAAGGAGGCGGGGCTGTGGGGGCCCTGTTCCCCTAGTTTCAGCAGATAACGGGCACGCTGCTCTGCAGAGGCCGGACAGGCAGCCAGTGAACCGAATTCTATCTCCCGGGCCCTCCCTGTTGTGCAGTGACCAGGCACCCCTCTCAGAGCCTCTCAGGagagtttaaattttttctttgttaatttttttttaaaaaatttatttattttatctatttatttttggctgcgttgggtcttcgttgctgcgcgcgggcttttctctagttgcggcgagcaggggctactcttcattgtgacgcgcgggcttctcgttgcggtggcttctcttgttgcagagcatggactctaggctcgcgggcttcagtagttgtggcgcacgggcttcagtagttgtggcttgcgggctctagagcgcaggctcagtagttgtggcgcacgggcttagttgctccgcggcacatgggatcttcccggaccagggctcaaacccgtgtcccctgcattggcaggcggattcttaaccactgcgccaccagggaagccctgttaatttttttaaataaaaacaattcatggtctttggggacttccctggcagtccagtggttaagactccgttctcctaatgcagggggcacgggttcgattcctggttggggaactaagatctcacaagtcgcatggcgcggccaaaaaaaaaaaaaaaaaaaaaattcatggtcTTTGTATtagcaaacattaaaataagGTAGAAGTGACAAGCACTCTGGAGGCAGACAGTGTCATTTTGGGAGCAGTGGCCTCGGCTTCTGCAGGGCTGTCTGCCACCTGCTTGTTTTTGTTCCCACGGCGAGCATCTGTCCTTGTCACCGTGTCACACTGCctgggtcttcatggctgcagAGTCCTCCTTCctctggaaggaaggagagaagctgAGGCCTGAGGCCACACCAGTCTGTGGGATGAGGAGCCGTGGAAGCTGCCTCCATGGGGCTAACAGGTGTTGAGGTCTCCCGAGGTCACTGCTGTGTCCAGGATGCAGTTCCCCCTTCATCGATCAGCCTTTAAGTCCCAAGGTGCCTTTGCTCCAGGGACCTGTGTTGGCCTGTGGACCCCAGAGCCTCCCTCAGCACGGCAGGAACTAGGCCAGGAGCGCCTCGGGGCTgcacccctgcccccctccccactttgcCTGCTCTTCACAGACAGCCTTCTCCTTGTCACCCCCCGGGGTTACTTGGTGCTTTTCCAGCTGCTCGAGGAGGCCAACTCGCCTTTCGCTGTCTCAATCCCACGTTCCCCAAAGGGAGCATTTGATGTGACCTGCTTGGGATAAGGCGTCCACCTTCAGTCCATGGCGCCGTGGCCCGGGGAGGGTCTCACGTCCCACAGCCCCACCCTGTGCTGCCTGCCCTTTCTGCTCCTCCTGCTAAATCCAGTGATCGTGTCTCCCAGCCTCGGCTTCCTCTTGAGGCTTGGTCTGGCTAAGGAGGCTCCAGGGGCAGGCCAGACCCCAGCTACTCACCACCACCCCTCTCCTTGTTTTCACAGAGATGTTTTCTTCTGTCCTTGCATTTCTCAGAGGAGGATATGGTTGATGGCAGAGCCATGCCGGGGATAGGGGCCTGACTCCTGACTGGGGCTTTATCCCTGGGCCTGCGGCAGGCAGAGAGGAGCCTGCCCACACCCTCCTCACCCACCTCCACTAAATGGTCACCTTGGTGAAAAGTCACcttgatgggggcttccctgggggcgcagtggttgagagtccgcctgccgatgcaggggacacgggttcgtgcccggtccgggaagatcccacatgccgcggagcggctggacccgtgagccatggctgctgagcctgcgtgtccggaggctgtgctccgcaaacagcagtgagaggcccgcgtaccgggaaaaaagaaaaagtcacctTGATGAAAAGGACTGTGCTAACTAGACCCATTCCCTGTGAAGGGCTGGAGAATGGCCAGTCAAGGCAAGGCCACCACGGGGCACTGAGTCCTGCTTCTGTCACGGAGTATTTCCCGCAGAGGTGACAACCTTGCCTCAGTTACCTTTTCCCATAAGCAGCAGAGGGCGGTAGAGCATGCAAAAACCCTGTAGGGGACGGCAACAAGGCCTagtgctgccaccttgtggccaaTTCTGGGATCGCACTTTGGGCCATCTTCATTTTCCAGGGACTCTatttgcccatctgtaaaatgggtttagCATGCAAAGAGCTGAAGATGGGTAGGTAGGAAAAGTCACACCTTGCAGGGGAAAAGGCCGCAAGCTAGGCACCCTTGCCCCATCTTGGTAATGCTCAGGTCATGGCGTGTGCCTGTGGGCATTGGTAGCAGCAGAAGGCCTGAGGTGGGAACTCTGCAGTTGTttgctgtgaccttgggcaagcttcATCCTTGCCCATCCATGGGCAAGCTCTCGGAGGTCAGTTACCCTTCATGGGGTTGTTGAAATCAGGCGTGGGAAGGTTGCACAAAGTTGATGTGCATTGTTGATGTGTGAGGGGTGTTTTTCTGCAGCCGGTGGGGTCTGCTGTCTCTTCTCAGAACACACTCCCTGCTCGCCAAGTGCCCCAGGAAGTAAGAAGGGAAGAGAGTCGTGAGAATGGCTAGATCCCTCCTCCCTGGGAGTTAGGGAGGGCTCCCTCGGGAGAGCGAGCCGCAGCAGGGGCTTTAAGGATTAGGATTCTGGTTCACTTTTTTTGTtagattattaaatttaaaattttcattttgattatgcaAGTAATTGTTCATTGTGCATAAACAGAGCTTGAGGATAAGCAAAAAGATGATACCAATTATTCACAGACCCATCactgagatttaaaaatttaaatatcaaaaatttaaaaagatttggGACTTCCCAAAACTTTGGGActttccagtggttaagactccgcgctctcaatgcagggggcacaggttcgatccctggtcagggaactaggatcccacaagctgtgcggcgcaaccaaaaaaaaagaaattttttttttttttttggagaatagCCTTCTAGTTATTTTTTATGTAGTCTGCatatagtgtgtatgtgtgtgtgtatatatatatatacacacaaaatattttatatttatatatataatttatattttatgtacaaTATTTATATCTAACAGTTAAATGAGGCCTATTTTGTGGCAAGCAccattttaagcactttacacatatcacctcatttaatcctttcaacatccctatgaggtaagtacaaatattcccattttacagatgaggaagctgaggcaccagaaaggttaagtgaatTGCCTGGTGTCACACAGTAAATGGCACaggcaggatttgaacacagatcTCCTGGCTCCAGAGTCAATGATCTTAACCACAATGTCACATTACTTATCTCTCTCTAGATACAtatattggtttttttaaaaaatttatttatttatttttggctgcgctgggtcctcgttgctgcgcacgggctttctctagttgcagcgagcaggagctactcttcctcatggtgcgcgggcttctcattgcagtggcttctcttgtggcggagcacgggctctaggcgcgcgggcttcattagttgtggcacgtgggctcagtagttgtggctcgtgggctctagagcgcaggctcagtagttgtagcgcacgggcttagttgctccgcggcatgtaggatcttcccggaccagggctcgaacccatgttccctgcgttggcaggaggattcttaaccactgtgccaccagggaagtccctagatacatattttttaaagtaaaaattcagaTCACACAGTAGCTCCTCAGTCACATTCCAGATCAGTAACTGTTCTCCCTCACCATTTCTAATGACTTCCACAGTATGCCAGGCTCCACTGGATGACTCTTCCCTAATTTTTTTAACCAGTCCAATGGGAAGGATGTGGACGGGCAGAAGTGTCTAATGGGGAACAGGCCTGGTAGTGGGGGGACGGTGTGGTgtgggctgaataatggcccccaaatatacccaggtcctaatccctggaacctgggaaCGTTACCTTACGTCGTAAAGACACTCTGTAGGTGTGATTAAATTAATgattttgagatggagagattttcctggattatccagatgagccctaaatgtaatcacagtCTCTTTATAAGAGGAAGCCTGAGGGAGGTTTGACTAAAGAAGAGGAGATGTGAGAACAGAAGTGAGAGGTTGGAATGACGCCAGGAAGAGGTCGAAATCCAAGGAAAGCAGCCGGTCGCCAGAagccagaagaggcaaggaaatgaattctcctTGAGAGCTTctggaaggaaccagccctgtggGACACCTTGATTTCGGCTCAGTGAgattgattttggatttctggcctctagaactgtaagggaataaatgtgtgtgtgtgtgtgtgtgtgtgtgtgtgtgtgtgtgtgtgtctgtgtgtgtgtgtgtgtgtgtgtctgtgtgtgtgtgtgtctgtgtgtgtctgtgtgtgtgtgtgtgtgtgtctgtgtgtgtgtgtgtgtgtgtgtgtgtgtgtgtgtttagttccctggccagggatcgaacccatgtcccttgaaatggaagcacagagtcttaaccactggactaccagggaagtcctgcttttgtgttgttttaagatgccacgtttgtggggcttccctggtggcgcagtggttgggagtccgcctgtcgatgcagggcacacgggttcgtgccccggtccgggaagatcccacgtgctgcggagcggctgggcccgtgagccatggccgctgggcctgcacgtccggagcctgtgctccgcaacggaagaggccacaacagtgagaggcccgcgtaccaccaaaaaaaaaaaaaaaaaaaagatgccacgTTTGTGATGATTTGTAGCAGCAGCCATAGGACACTAATACGAGTGGTACAGACCAGTGTAGTCAGGGAAGAGAAGCGGCTTCAGGGAGCCAGGTGACCCAGGGCAAGTCCCTTGCCCTGTGTCAGTTTCCTCCTCCCTAAAATGAGGGGCAGCAGTTGGGCTCTTTGGTGCAGCAGGGGGCCCCCCCGCCCTGGCAGGTGTGGGTGGAGCCAGCTCATGGGGCTTTCACAACTGCCGTGGGGAGATAATGTTTGGTCCCCGGCCACAGGGACCGTGCTGAGCGGTGATAGCAAATGGCCCGAAGGGACTGTTCCTTTGTGCTGCTCCCCCGCCAGCCTCTGTTGTGGGACGCCGACAGCAGGACAGGCCTAGGCTTGCCTGGCCCCTGGGGTCTGGGGTGGGCCTCTGGCCTTCTTGTTTCCTTCCTGCACTCCGGCATCACTCCCCTCCAACTGGCCTTCCCACCCAGCGCTGGCCGGCCTCTCCAGCCACTATAACTGGGACTCGCCGGTCTGCTCCTGCTTCTtggccctggagggcagggagcaAGGTCCACGCCTGGGCAGAGGGGCCCGGCAGGCAGGCTGTTCCTCTCCTCACCCTTCCCCTACATTCCAGCCTGCCCAGACCAGCGAGATGGGGACTGGGGGCAGCCTGGCCAGAGCTGAGGTTGAGAAGAGGGCTTCAGAATCAGCAAAACTGGTTTGCATCCTGGCTCAACATGTGCCctcttttggggggtggggggacgctgtggcttgtgggatcttagttccctgaacagggatcgaacccaggccctcagcattGAGAGGGAgaagtgctaaccactggaccgccagggaattcccaacatttGCCCTTCGTAGGAACCCGGAggagtcccttccagctctgagctGTAAGGCAAATATGGTGCCCATCTTGCtcgtgaggaaactgaggctcagagaggcatgagatttgcccaagatcacgccGCCAGGTGCCAGGATTCAAGCAGAGGCCTGCCCCACTTTTCCCCGGTTCTCTGTGGCCTCCTGGCCAGGAGGGCGGCCAGATGCCGGGTGTCACCTACCCGAGGTGAGGCAAGGAGCACCTGCCCCTCAGTGAAGGTCCCTGCAGGTGGGTCGTGGCATGGTTCCGGGCTGCCGGGCCTGCTCTGGGGGCAGGGGCCCCAGCAGAGCCCACGGCATCTCCACCCCCAAGCATGCAGCGCAAGTGGGGTCCTCTGACCTGCCTTCAGGGCCGCGTCACCTGCTCACGGTGAGGccctgggcaagtcccttcccctcctgGAGTCTTAGTTTctgcctctgtaaaatggggacgtGGCGGCAGCAGCACCTGTGCCCTGTGTGTACAGAGCCCCAGCTGGCGCTCAGCGATGGCACTCCCGACTTACGAGATGAGAAGGTCTGGCTTCAGAAAGGAAGCCGGTGGGAGCTGCCCCCACGCCCATCCCATGCCAGAGATCCCAGGCCTCCTCAcccggggaaggagggaggggggactGGAATGAAAAGCATGTAAGGGAAGTCACTCTGTGAGTTTGGAATCCAGGATGGGGCAGGGGAGCTGCGAGATAAAACTCTTTATTAAGGACCAGCCATTTCCGTTTCCTGTCTCATTTCAACTTTCCAGCAGCCCTCCCAGGCTCGACTGGAGGTAGGACGGAGGTCTGAAATGCGTCCGGCTGGGCTAAAATCAGGGTTGTCAGCAGGGGAGCGTTCCTTCCGCAGGCTCTCCAGGACTTGGTCCTTGCCTTTTCGTTTCTAGAGGCCGCAGCATTCCTTGACTCGGGCGTCCTTACTCCATCTTCAGAGCCAGTGACCTTGGGCTGAGTCCTCGCCTGTCTCCCCGCCTCTGTCTCCCACATGGAAGGATCTTGTGACTACATTGGATCCCCCTGGATAATCCAGGCcactctccctattttaaggtcagctgattagcaaccttaattccacctGTGACCTTAACTAGCCTTTGCCATGCCACCTAATTCACAGGTGGTGGGGATTAGGACGCGGCTGTCTTTGGGAGGGGCTATAATTCTGCTTCCCACACCGTAGAACATTTGGATGGGTTTTATCCGATTAGCAACTATTCATTAAGCATGTAGTGGGTGCCGGGCACCTACCGGGAACAGCAGTGAGAAAGCCAGCAAGTACTCCCACCCTCTAGTTAGCGGGGAGAAGTgcaagggagaaaaacaaacGGGGTGGAACAGGACTGCCATTGGAAGTAGGGTGGCCAGCGACAGCCTCTGTAAGAAAGTGACATTCAATTAAAGACTGGAAGGAGGGATGAAGGCACAAAGGAGGGAGGTTGGCTTGGTGACACATCAAGTGTCACCCACCTCAGAGCACCTCCCCAAATTAACTTCTGTGCTGGGGAAGCCCCACTCCCAGCTGGAAGGAACTGGGAACCTGGGACCCGGCCACCGTCCCAAGGAGAAGCCTGgacaggggcggggtgggggcggggggcgatgACCAACTTGACAAGACCCAACCAGTGGTTGGGAAATGGTTTATGCCCGTTACCCAGGTAACAAGCTGACGCAAGTGGCATATTAGTTGCCtacggctgctgtaacaaatcaccatgAACTTGGATGGCCGAAAACAATAGAAATGAG harbors:
- the PTGES2 gene encoding prostaglandin E synthase 2 isoform X1, with protein sequence MAQAVRALWPGGRALTWRLSGRPALGLPAQSRAGLTGAAGGPGPAATTRKGGPRLLGAAALALGGALGLYHTARWHLRAQNLRAELSAAQLSLSSRLQLTLYQYKTCPFCSKVRAFLDFHALPYQVVEVNPVRRAEIKFSSYRKVPILLAQEGDSLQQLNDSSVIISALKTYLVSGQPLEDIITYYPPMKAVNEQGKEVTEFCNKYWLMLDEKEAQRMYGGKEARTEEMKWRQWADDWLVHLISPNVYRTPTEALASFDYIVKEGNFGTVEGAVAKYMGAAAMYLISKRLKSRHHLQADVREDLYEAADKWVAAVGEDRPFMGGQKPNLADLVSVVMSQGAQTKGSVLGVGEAQAGNTYVSQLLRPRGVCLHRLSRA
- the PTGES2 gene encoding prostaglandin E synthase 2 isoform X2, with translation MAQAVRALWPGGRALTWRLSGRPALGLPAQSRAGLTGAAGGPGPAATTRKGGPRLLGAAALALGGALGLYHTARWHLRAQNLRAELSAAQLSLSSRLQLTLYQYKTCPFCSKVRAFLDFHALPYQVVEVNPVRRAEIKFSSYRKVPILLAQEGDSLQQLNDSSVIISALKTYLVSGQPLEDIITYYPPMKAVNEQGKEVTEFCNKYWLMLDEKEAQRMYGGKEARTEEMKWRQWADDWLVHLISPNVYRTPTEALASFDYIVKEGNFGTVEGAVAKYMGAAAMYLISKRLKSRHHLQADVREDLYEAADKWVAAVGEDRPFMGGQKPNLADLAVYGVLRVMEGLEAFDDLMRHTHIRPWYLRVEKAITEAPQ